In Mycobacterium gallinarum, a single window of DNA contains:
- the cysW gene encoding sulfate ABC transporter permease subunit CysW has protein sequence MILSRTTRYLLRFLALGYVLVLLVVPVGLILWRTFEPGVGAFFESITTPAAISALQLSLIVVAIVVPLNVVFGVPTALVLARNKFRGKSVLQAVIDLPFAVSPVVVGVALILLWGSTGVFGFLENDFGIKIIFGFAGIVLASIFVTIPYVIREVEPVLHELGTDQEEAASTLGSSGWQTFWRITLPSIKWGLMYGVVLTVARTLGEYGAVIMVSSNLPGISQTLTLLVSDRHARGAEYGAYAISTLLMAVAVVVLIAQVILDARRENTSK, from the coding sequence ATGATCCTGTCCCGCACCACGCGGTACCTGCTCCGATTCCTGGCGCTCGGGTATGTCTTGGTCCTGCTCGTCGTGCCGGTCGGACTGATCCTCTGGCGGACGTTCGAGCCCGGAGTCGGCGCCTTCTTCGAGTCGATCACCACTCCGGCTGCCATTTCGGCACTGCAACTGTCGTTGATCGTGGTCGCGATCGTGGTGCCGCTCAACGTCGTCTTCGGGGTGCCGACCGCGCTGGTGTTGGCGCGCAACAAGTTCCGCGGCAAGAGCGTGTTGCAAGCGGTCATCGATCTGCCGTTCGCGGTGTCACCCGTGGTGGTCGGCGTGGCGCTCATCCTGCTGTGGGGCTCGACCGGTGTGTTCGGCTTTCTCGAGAACGACTTCGGTATCAAGATCATTTTCGGCTTCGCCGGGATCGTGCTCGCCAGTATTTTCGTGACGATCCCGTATGTCATCCGTGAGGTCGAACCGGTGCTGCACGAGTTGGGTACTGACCAGGAGGAAGCCGCGTCGACACTGGGTTCCAGTGGGTGGCAGACGTTCTGGCGGATCACGCTGCCCTCGATCAAATGGGGCCTCATGTACGGCGTCGTCTTGACCGTCGCGCGCACGCTCGGCGAATACGGCGCGGTGATCATGGTGTCGTCGAACCTGCCCGGTATCTCCCAGACCCTGACGCTGCTGGTATCCGACCGTCATGCACGCGGTGCGGAGTACGGGGCGTACGCGATCTCCACACTGCTCATGGCGGTGGCCGTCGTCGTCCTGATCGCCCAAGTGATTCTCGACGCCCGCCGCGAAAATACAAGCAAATAG